From a region of the Kaistia sp. 32K genome:
- a CDS encoding substrate-binding domain-containing protein: MNSGSVKLRFRLLTIAAKEELFTVVRKGMNDAAAAMQVEAELDGTPGVEASELIRLARQAIADGVDGIGLNIFDATAFNEVIAEARAKSIPVVGFNIDASRRTSGNLSSIAQDFHAAGKALGRRAAAAIPKGSTVLITVHDDGVDALEERLAGIQAGLAQHDISWRRLRVGQDPERGAAILREAIAQFPVQAILGTGQGDTEACGVAARSLAPNHPYVAGFDLSPGIVDLISESFIDCVIDQQPYAQGFYPVVQLALYRRYGLLPPPSLDAGAAIVDRANLDAIRELSRQSIR; the protein is encoded by the coding sequence TTGAATTCCGGTTCCGTCAAACTGAGATTTCGTCTGCTCACCATCGCGGCGAAAGAGGAGCTCTTCACCGTCGTGCGGAAGGGCATGAACGACGCCGCCGCCGCCATGCAGGTCGAGGCCGAGCTGGACGGCACGCCGGGCGTCGAGGCGTCCGAGCTCATCCGGCTCGCGCGCCAGGCGATCGCCGACGGCGTCGACGGCATCGGGCTCAACATCTTCGACGCGACCGCGTTCAACGAGGTGATCGCCGAGGCGCGGGCGAAATCGATCCCCGTCGTCGGCTTCAACATCGACGCCTCGCGCCGCACGAGCGGCAATCTGAGCTCGATCGCGCAGGATTTTCACGCCGCCGGCAAGGCGCTCGGCCGCCGGGCGGCCGCCGCGATCCCGAAGGGCTCGACCGTCCTCATCACCGTGCATGACGATGGCGTCGACGCGCTGGAGGAGCGCTTGGCCGGCATCCAGGCGGGGCTCGCGCAGCACGACATAAGCTGGCGGCGCCTGCGCGTCGGGCAAGACCCCGAGCGCGGCGCGGCAATCCTGCGCGAGGCGATCGCGCAGTTTCCCGTGCAGGCGATCCTCGGCACCGGCCAGGGCGACACCGAGGCCTGCGGCGTGGCGGCGAGGTCGCTGGCTCCGAACCATCCCTATGTGGCCGGCTTCGACCTGTCGCCCGGGATCGTGGACCTGATCTCGGAGAGCTTCATCGACTGCGTCATCGACCAGCAGCCCTATGCGCAGGGCTTCTATCCCGTCGTCCAGCTCGCGCTCTACCGCCGCTACGGCCTGCTGCCGCCGCCCTCGCTCGACGCGGGCGCGGCCATCGTCGACCGCGCCAATCTCGACGCCATTCGCGAGCTTAGCCGGCAATCCATTCGCTGA
- a CDS encoding mandelate racemase/muconate lactonizing enzyme family protein, with protein sequence MKIKSVEPFILHVPLNVDSISDSTHTITHWGVVGAKIVTEDGLEGYGFTGTHAHLPTDRLIAACISDSYAPMLIGEDAQDGDRLWAKLARYPAVQWVGRAGVTHIALAAIDIALWDLRAKKAGLPLWKLLGGATVDKLEAYNTDIGWLSIPKERLVEGSLRAIEQEGFRRLKLKVGHADPTIDIARIEAVRKAVGPSVTIAIDGNGKWDLPTSQRFCARAEALDIFWFEEPMWYDDVASHVTLAQSTSIPIALGEQLYTAEAFNNFIASGAVQYVQPDVTRVAGITEYIQVAHTAHSNRLPVVAHVGDMGQVHVHLSFWHPATTMLEYIPWIKDCFAEPIRIEDGHYVRPQLPGAGCTLTKDAIAAYSKAL encoded by the coding sequence ATGAAGATCAAATCGGTCGAGCCCTTCATCCTCCACGTGCCGCTCAACGTGGATTCCATCTCGGACTCCACCCACACCATCACCCATTGGGGTGTCGTGGGCGCCAAGATCGTCACCGAGGATGGCCTCGAAGGCTACGGTTTCACCGGCACGCACGCCCACCTGCCGACCGATCGGCTGATCGCCGCCTGCATCTCGGACAGCTATGCGCCGATGCTGATCGGCGAAGACGCGCAGGACGGCGACCGGCTCTGGGCGAAGCTCGCGCGCTATCCGGCCGTGCAGTGGGTCGGTCGCGCCGGCGTCACCCATATCGCGCTCGCGGCCATCGACATCGCGCTCTGGGACCTGCGCGCCAAGAAGGCGGGCCTGCCGCTCTGGAAGCTGCTCGGCGGCGCCACCGTCGACAAGCTCGAAGCCTACAACACCGATATCGGCTGGCTCTCGATCCCGAAGGAGCGGCTGGTCGAGGGCAGCCTGCGCGCCATCGAGCAGGAAGGGTTCCGTCGTCTGAAGCTGAAGGTCGGCCACGCCGATCCGACGATCGACATCGCCCGCATCGAGGCCGTCCGCAAGGCCGTCGGGCCGAGCGTCACCATCGCGATCGACGGCAACGGCAAGTGGGACCTGCCGACCTCGCAGCGCTTCTGCGCCCGCGCCGAAGCCCTCGACATCTTCTGGTTCGAGGAGCCGATGTGGTACGACGACGTCGCCTCGCACGTCACGTTGGCCCAGTCGACCTCGATCCCGATCGCGCTCGGCGAGCAGCTCTACACGGCGGAGGCCTTCAACAACTTCATCGCCTCCGGCGCGGTGCAGTATGTGCAGCCCGACGTGACCCGCGTCGCCGGCATCACCGAATACATCCAGGTCGCCCATACCGCGCATTCGAACCGGCTGCCGGTGGTGGCGCATGTCGGCGACATGGGCCAGGTGCATGTCCACCTCTCCTTCTGGCATCCGGCAACGACGATGCTCGAATACATCCCCTGGATCAAAGACTGCTTCGCCGAGCCGATCCGCATCGAGGATGGCCACTATGTCCGCCCGCAACTGCCGGGCGCCGGCTGCACGCTGACCAAGGACGCGATTGCCGCCTACTCCAAGGCCCTCTGA
- a CDS encoding SDR family NAD(P)-dependent oxidoreductase: MTRPIEREFEGKTAFVVGGSSGIGLASATLLADRGANVAIIGHSTNTPALAAELSADGKRKVIGFNGDASQADFVRQAIADTVAHFGGLDILMCSAAIHPLGNVIETDEATWDRTFAVNIKSMYLTCHYGAPHLIERGGGSIITVSSVQATSNTPNVCAYATTKGAIVTFTHTLAVDLAKHGIRANTICPGSIITPMQEHFAKGNADGRSVEEVYAGLARPVPLQRLGEASEIAELAAFLASPRSGFCTGSEFTADGGLLASLRIV; this comes from the coding sequence ATGACACGACCTATCGAGCGGGAATTCGAAGGCAAGACCGCCTTCGTGGTGGGCGGCAGCTCCGGCATCGGGCTGGCGTCCGCCACGCTCCTGGCCGATCGCGGCGCCAATGTCGCGATCATCGGCCATTCGACGAATACGCCGGCGCTCGCCGCCGAGCTCTCGGCCGACGGCAAGCGCAAGGTGATCGGCTTCAACGGCGATGCCAGCCAGGCGGATTTCGTCCGCCAGGCCATCGCCGACACGGTCGCTCACTTCGGCGGGCTGGACATCCTGATGTGCTCGGCCGCCATTCATCCGCTCGGCAACGTGATCGAGACGGACGAGGCGACCTGGGACCGCACCTTCGCCGTCAACATCAAGTCGATGTATCTGACCTGCCACTATGGCGCGCCGCATCTGATCGAGCGCGGCGGCGGCTCGATCATCACCGTCTCGTCGGTGCAGGCGACGTCGAACACGCCGAATGTCTGCGCCTATGCGACGACCAAGGGCGCGATCGTCACCTTCACCCACACGCTGGCAGTCGATCTCGCCAAGCACGGTATCCGCGCCAACACCATCTGCCCGGGCTCGATCATCACGCCGATGCAGGAGCACTTCGCCAAGGGCAACGCCGACGGCCGGAGCGTCGAGGAGGTGTATGCGGGGCTAGCGCGTCCGGTGCCGCTGCAGCGGCTGGGCGAGGCGTCCGAGATCGCCGAGCTGGCGGCCTTCCTGGCGAGCCCCCGCTCGGGCTTCTGCACCGGCTCCGAGTTCACCGCGGATGGCGGCCTGCTCGCCAGCCTCCGCATCGTCTAG
- a CDS encoding amidohydrolase, with the protein MRRIDCHMHFWTLAMESHYALWMSPELKVLYGDYGPRDARPLMAANDVEGVVLVSAAASIQETAYLLGHADANDFVRGVVAWVDMLGENASAELREWARFRKLKGIRPYLQDLPDDDWILNRALDPVVETMLEQGLRFDALVRPRHILNTVKFIERHPTLPVIVDHMAKPEIRNGAFEPWRRDMEEFRDLKHVHCKLSGILTEDGPDWSPERLKPYFEAVLDIFGPDRLVFGSDWPVVNLVADYGRWIDTLGGALTGLTRADQQKIWAGNGERFYGL; encoded by the coding sequence ATGCGCCGGATCGACTGCCACATGCATTTCTGGACTCTGGCGATGGAGTCCCACTACGCGCTCTGGATGTCGCCGGAGCTCAAGGTGCTCTATGGCGACTACGGCCCGCGCGATGCGCGGCCGCTGATGGCGGCGAACGACGTCGAGGGCGTCGTGCTGGTATCGGCCGCCGCCTCGATCCAGGAGACGGCCTATCTGCTCGGCCATGCCGATGCCAACGACTTCGTCCGCGGCGTCGTCGCCTGGGTCGACATGCTGGGCGAGAACGCGTCGGCCGAGCTCCGCGAATGGGCCCGGTTCCGCAAGCTGAAGGGCATCCGCCCCTATCTGCAGGATCTGCCGGACGACGACTGGATCCTGAACCGGGCGCTCGATCCGGTCGTCGAGACGATGCTGGAACAGGGCCTGCGCTTCGACGCGCTGGTCAGGCCGCGCCACATCCTCAACACCGTGAAGTTCATCGAGCGTCACCCGACGCTGCCGGTGATCGTCGATCACATGGCGAAGCCGGAGATCCGCAACGGCGCCTTCGAGCCGTGGCGACGCGACATGGAAGAGTTCCGCGACCTGAAGCACGTCCACTGCAAGCTCTCGGGCATCCTGACCGAGGACGGCCCGGACTGGTCGCCGGAACGGCTCAAGCCCTATTTCGAGGCCGTCCTCGACATCTTCGGGCCAGACCGGCTGGTGTTCGGCAGCGATTGGCCGGTGGTCAATCTGGTCGCGGATTACGGCCGCTGGATCGACACCCTCGGCGGTGCCCTCACCGGCCTCACCCGTGCCGACCAGCAGAAGATCTGGGCCGGCAATGGCGAGCGCTTCTATGGCCTCTGA